The DNA region CGGGCTACAGGCGGCTGACTCGACTGTACTGCATGAATGGCGGACATCACCTCCAGATCCTCCCCGATGGGACCGCGCAGGGCCAGAGGGATGACAGGGACGTTCACAGTAAGACCGCACTGCACTGCGCATTTGACGTCCAGGTCAGGCCTTTGCCATGATGCGTTCACTTACCTCACCGCAGGTGTGTCTGGTTCTAGGAGCAGGAAAGAGACGTGGGATGTGGCAGGAAGTTACCGACACTTTAAAGGGGGATGCGGCTCATTTTCAGGACATGGGACATTCCAGTAGCTCCGTTTTGGTCTGTTTGACTTTGAAGGCCTATTTATTGATCTTGCTTATATGACGAAGTACAATAAGTAGCACAGACTTGTGACACACTATGTAAAAAAACAGTATAAtggtgtaacacacacagtactagGACACATGGTGCTATTTGGTGCAGAGTTATGGCTTCTGTTCAGAAATTCTGGAAATATAGGCCCTCCGAATAATGTCAGATATGAAAGTTCATGCCACAAACATGTCAACATTACTAGCTGCCCCCCTTTATCAGTCTTAGAAAACTACCATGCCTACCTCTAAATTTATGATGGTCTGTGTATGAATTTCCTGAGATATGACCTTTATTCTATCAAACATCTGGCCGGAGACAACAGATGaagattttaaacattttaggCGAAGAGGCTCCATATTTTATACTTCAGATattgaaagacaggaaagactTCCAGATAACAaattcattcagtcacatgCGTAAGGGTGCTCTGAACTAGACTAGCGATAATTCATGTAGTCATCCAACTCGAGAACAAAGATTTTAAACCGTGTTATCTTTGCCATTTTTTGCCCTCCTGTCAGCTGTTCTGAAGCTCAAAGCTGTGGATAGAGGTGTGGTAGTCATCCAGGGAACAGAAGCCGACCGATATTTGGCCATGAGCGACGAGGGCCGATTGTACAGCTCAGTGAGTATCTGCAGTCCACCTGATGATGTGTGTAGATCAGTACATCAAGCGTAATGACACAGGCACTTGTAAATGTTTAATCACTCACCATTAGTCAATCTCAGTCTAAACTTTGGTGACTGCATTTAACCTCAAGTGCGGTCAGCTGTTGCTGCTTCCTTTCTGTTTATCTCTCAGGCCGCAGTGACCGATGAATGTTACTTCCTGGAGAAGTTGGAGGAGAACCACTACAACACATATCTATCTCAGAAGCATCAGGAGAGGAGCTGGTACGTAGGTCTGAAAAAGAATGGGAAACCTAAACTGGGTCCAAGGACTCACATCGGACAGCAGGCCATCTTCTTTCTGCCCCGACAGCTGCGCGACTCCGGGGAGTGAACGCACTCTGACACCTCCACCTAAACAGACACGAAGCTCcaccacacacattttcaccattttagttCATGAACTGGGCTGGAACGAGGCATGAACAAGCAGCGTGAAGACTGTTGATGATATGAGATCAGTTGAGATCAGATGTATGTCGGTTCTAGTTAAGATGAAGACTAATATGTGCACAGAAGAGCAGCTGGTCATTGACCTGacgtcttcttctttttgtccacTAACACAACATCCCAGTTTATGTGGCAGAGGGGGGGACGGAAGAAATGTGAGGGGTGAACAACCAACCAAACGTAACTGAGGCTAAACCAGTGGTGTTTTGACTGATTTCATCTCAAGTAGTGGTTCTCAGACTAAAGCGCATTGTGAGTAACTGTGTGGgatgagaaaacactgaataatacACAAGAGTAAAATGTGTAGTTTGACTTTTCTGTaacctccaccttcctctccagTCGTGGTTCTTAGTTGTGCATATGCCAGGGTGTCCAACACTCCGCTACACTTTGCTGCCACTAGATGCCGCCAATGTACACAATGTCACAGTGAACCATTGAATATATTATATAAAGgctgtggctctgctgcagtCTTGAGCCACATGTTTTACCCCCTTCCCACCCAAAACTCCATTCATAATACTAACCTGTAAATCCTGTGATATTATAGTGGTATGACACTGCTCATCATGGGAGCATATCTGAGCACCAAGGCTCAGTGACACCCCATTCAATAATCCAGACAACTCAAAAATGATGcattaaaagtgacatttatttaacactaaATGTTTTCTGTACAGATTCATATCAACAAACCCCGAGGTCGCAGCTCTACGTCACATAGAAAGAAGCAGAACGAGTCTGTATCAATGCCATGGCAGAAATATGAAGTGAACCGATGAGGCAAACTGCTGGGCCACGCTAATATCCAGACTAACTCCTGCCACTGTCCACACGGGTTAGATCTTGAAGCTGCATTATTCTGACCTGATCTGCTTCGTCcatgatatgaaacagagaCACAATCCTGCACCGCTGCATCACTCATTCCTGGTTTTATATGTCTGCAACTTCAAATAATGATGTTAACGTCCTCTGGGTTTTATTGGTCATATTTCTAAAAGTGCACCTGCATTCAACATTCTTTGATATACTTTGATACCCACACGACAGCTAAAATCTTACACCTtgtgaattaaaaaacaaaaacaaacaaaaaacagatttcccATCCCCGTCTGTCAATTAAATCTTAAGGCCAAAACCCTCCTGAAAATGGAATTGGAGTTATTTTTATGCTCTTAGATCATCTGAAATGTCTGAGTGAGATCATTAACAGCTGAAATCCAGACAGCCAagcctcttttctctcatctctgaGCTTTTCCACTGACAACGAATGAGCCGCCAACTCACTGAACAGTCATGGAAATGTCAAGCTGTTACATCTAAATGAGCTTTTTGATCTTTTTAAAGGACGTGAACCAGAAAATGTCCTCATATGcccattatttaaaaaaaaaaaaaaaaaatcatctttgtTGCCGTCAATGTCCAAAACATTTGGCGTCCCTTCACTGTCAGCCGAGCAGCTCTGGGGTTTGTAACTTGACATATGTGGCCATCTGGTTTTCGGGGCTGCGGCTTGTCCGTGCTTAAGAAGACAAACTCCATCATCTAAGATCATAGTTGTAACCTTAATTCGATTTCCAAAGTGGACAGTTTCACCCGATTTAATGCGCAGCAAAAATATTTAACAGGTAAAATCATAACTTCTGACACATGGATGTAATTCTGGTGCACCTCACTGACACTGTGTTTGAATCACAAGCATGTACAAGGAGACAATGCCCTCACTGAACAGTTTCTAATACCTTAAAAGCAGCAGACAACTCTGCCCCCTCCTGGCTAAAAAAAGGGCAACACTACTTAAAGCCAACAGGTGTGAATTATGTGCTAATCCATATATCACCATTTACAGCCTAATGAAAGCTCTGCAAGTATATGTGGTACCTAAAAAACAGCCTATAATAGTCACAATAAAACCATGATGTGAGACTAGTGCAGATTATAAAGTGTGCTGCATGCTATGGCAAGTCTACAGAGTGTTGTATTAACTAATACCTGTTGGCTTCAAGTGTCACCAACATGAGACTCTCCCTATTTATTGACCTTAAGGGCAGAAGCATGCTCATATGCTACCATCAAATGATATAAGGCATTACTTATACATTACAGACAGAGATGTAAATAGTACTTAACATTCGCCACTAATGAATACATTAAGGAACTATTATTGTTAACCATTCGCCATTAATAaagtttcaaaacaaaataaaacaagtgaTATAATTCCTGAATATTTTACTGAGAGTCGTCTTCATCTGTGACTCGTCTGGTTGAGTGCTGTCTTCACGTAAAATTTGAAAGTCTTCACAGAGGTGCTGCTTGTGTCGGTCATGTCCAGTTTTTCCGCAGCCAGCATCCTGAATTTGGGTAAAGGAAAGATGAACAAATCAAATGTAGAAAAGACGCGACAATGTTAAAGCGTCACTTTAACTTCAGCCTCTTTTGATCTCCTACATTTATCTGCTTATCAGCGTGAGGATGAGATGTGTAGAGCCAGTTAACTTGGATTTCTGCCTCATCCTTTCAGGTCTTACACCAGCTGGGAGATAACCTCATGAATTCACCTGTTGAGAATTATCAGTATTGGCTGTTTTTTGATAAATCCTTCCCTTcttcactgcagacacacacacctacttTCTGTGTTATGCTGTAGTAGCTCATGTAGCATTGAGCCGCTAGCAGGCTGCAGAGGTTGGGGAAATTTATCAAACTTTTCtcacatgtacagtaataaaGAGGCTTCGGTGTGTAAAAATGGTGCTGTTCCTCTTTAAACGGAGCGCAGGAGGCTCCTTAGGAAGCAGGTATGATGCTGACTCTCCATCAGCTGCTGGCAGA from Chaetodon trifascialis isolate fChaTrf1 chromosome 5, fChaTrf1.hap1, whole genome shotgun sequence includes:
- the fgf1a gene encoding putative fibroblast growth factor 1, which produces MADEEASVHEDQAVATGLLPGYRRLTRLYCMNGGHHLQILPDGTAQGQRDDRDVHTVLKLKAVDRGVVVIQGTEADRYLAMSDEGRLYSSAAVTDECYFLEKLEENHYNTYLSQKHQERSWYVGLKKNGKPKLGPRTHIGQQAIFFLPRQLRDSGE